AAAGGAGGGAGATCGTCTGAAACTAATCCATTGGTGCCGTAAAATCCATTTCATACTGTTTTTCGTTGATAGTTAATATTACTTAAATTATGGTTTGAAGTTCAAGATTACAAATAAAGGAATGTACTACACTACACCTTGAGCTTTCATTGCATCTGCTACTTTCAAAAAGCCGAAAATGTTGGCAGAAGCCAAATAATCATGCTGATTGAGGTCATATTCTTCCGCAGTTTTTACGCAATTATCGTGGATATTTTTCATGATAGTTTGCAGTTTCTCGTCCACTTCCTCTCTCGACCAATAGACTCCAATTCTGTTTTGACTCATTTCTAATCCAGAAACGGCTACACCACCAGCATTAGTAGCTTTGCCAGGGGCATATAAAACCTCTGAAGCACAAATCACATCGATTGCTTCGGTTGTTAAGGGCATATTGGCCCCTTCGGTCAATAACTGAATGCCTGATTTTTTCAAATTCTCGGCATCTTTTTTATTTATTTCGTTTTGCGTAGCACAAGGAAACACGCAATCAGCTTTTATGGTCCACAGCGGATTATGATCTTTATCTTGGTCTACTTCTTCGTAAGTAGCATCAGGATATTTCTCCAGGTACTCAGAAATCCGCCCTCTATTAACATTCTTAATTTCCTTGATGTGTTCTAGCTTTTCGGTATCAAATCCTTCTTCATCAATGATGTAGCCTGAGGAGTCAGAGGCAGTAATTGGTTTAGCACCTAATTCAATTAATTTTTCTAAAGTAAATTGAGCCACATTTCCTGACCCAGAAACAATGCATTTTTTATCTTTTAAGCTATCGTCTACTTTCTCCAACATATATTGAGAAAAATATACTAATCCATAGCCAGTAGCTTCTGGTCTGATTAAGCTGCCGCCCCATTCTCTACCTTTTCCGGTCAGTACGCCAGTGAATTCATTTTGTAATTTCTTATAAGCACCAAATAAATAGCCTATTTCTCTTCCTCCTACTCCAATATCGCCAGCCGGCACATCAGTGAAGTGCCCGATATGACGGTATAATTCGCCCATAAAAGACTGGCAAAAGCGCATGATTTCTCCATCAGATTTTCCTTTTGGATTAAAATCTGCACCGCCTTTACCACCACCTAATGGCAAACCAGTTAAAGCATTTTTAAATATTTGTTCGAATGCTAGAAACTTGAGAATACTTTGGTTTACAGAAGGGTGGAATCGTAAACCACCCTTGTAAGGGCCTAAGGCACTGTTCATTTGAACTCTAAAACCTCTATTGACTTGAACCTCACCACTATCATCCAACCAATTAACTCTGAAGGAGATGAGTCGTTCTGGCTCTGCCATTCTTTCCAAAAGCTTTAATCGGTGATATTCAGGATGCTTTTTAAAGACTACCCCTATGGAAGATATCACTTCTTCTACCGCTTGAATGAATTCCGGTTCGTTGGGATTTCTCTTTTTGATCTGCTCTAGTAATTCGTTTTCAGACATAAGAAATTAGCTTAGGGTATATTTTAGATTTAAATATGGTGAAAATTATTAAACCAACCAGCTTCTCCATACGTTTGTTGCTCAAAATTGAAGATTCAAAATAATATTGAAGGAACTTAGGGTATATCTTGCTGGAGAATCAGGGAAATTAATTATCTCTTTGTCTTTGATTGGCATTATGCTCAACAATATACTTATACCAGAAATGGAATCCATCCAGTTTAGTGATGAATTTGAAAATAGTAATTCTGGTTTAATTGAAGTACTGGTCGAAAATGCAACAGATTCTGACCTAGTTGAGACAGATAAAGACGATGATAGTTCAGATAATCTAGTAGATACCTTGCAGAAATTTTTAAGCAACAGTTTGATTATCGAATTGAATCATGAAAGAATTACTCTTAGTAAAAATCAATTTATTTATCCCCATTTTAAGTTAGCAAGAGGATATCAATTTCTTGATACGCCACCACCCAAACTTCTGTAAATCTCTTAGAAAATCAGCCTCTCGGTTGATCAAAATTATTTTATACCCATAGTTTTTAGGGTTTACTTCATTTAAAATATTAAAAAGATGATTTACAATAAATCTATAGCTATTGTTATAGCATTGGCACTATTATGTGCCATCAATTTCACTAATGCGCAAGAAGCACAAAATGACAGTACAGAACTACCTTTAAAGATTGAACAAGCAGAGCCACTTTTTATTGACCTTATCCGTGATTTAGGAGCAAGAAAAGGAGAGAGCGAATGGAATGTGGGCTTAGGGATGTTTGACAGGTTGAACTATGATAAGTATGAAGCCTTGGTAGAATATGAATGGGCTGTAAAGGACAGGTTGGGGCTTGAAATTGAAGTTCCAGTTTCTATATATACCTCTAATGGATTGGAAAGTGCTAATGGGACGCGACCTTCCAACAGGATTGAATCTATCAAAAAAGCATTTCAATGGACTTTTTTAGTATCGGAAAAAATGAATACCTCTATGGCTGTAGGCGGTATTAACGAATTCGTCTTTACACCATTAGATAGTATCTCTACTAGCTCGGTCTTTCAAGGGGATGTTGTCAACCCATTTCTAATTGCAGCCACAAACTGGAGAAACGGGTTTCATTCATTAATATATACTGGCCCAAGATGGTTTATTCCGTTTAATAAGGAATTGAAAAGAGAGTTTGAGTACGAGATTAATACGAACTTTCATTATATGATTCCGAATACACGTAATTTTATAGGGGTAGAATTTAATAAAATTCTTGCTCAAGACGATTTTGACATGACTATCAGACCCCAAATGCGGGTTTCAATTTCAAATAAGCTATTGATTGGTATTGTAGGAGGAATCCCCATAAATAGAGAAAGAGAACGCTTGAGCAGTTTCATAAGATTAATTTATGAACCTGGGCATAGACATAAATAAAATTATTTTGGTCTGATTTTTGGTTTAGAAAAATAAATCAAAAATCAGACTTATGAAAAAGCTATCCTACTTTTTACTGATTGTTATTTTTGTTTCATCCTGTACCGATAGGGGCAGATTAGAGCGAAGAGAAAACCGAATTGAAGGAAAATGGTACTTTGATAGGGCTTTTTACAAAGGTGATTTTGCTCTATTTCGAAAAAATATTCTAGATGATTATAGGGGAGATGAAATTACATTTTATGATGATGGATTTGCGGAATATTATGATGCCTCATTAGATGCCTACTTTGAAGGCGATTGGTTTTTAACTTTACATAGAACAATAACATCGGAAGGTAATGAACGACTGTATACTTTAGATATGGAGTTTATCGACCTTATTCATCGGGAACGGTTTGGATTTTACAGCAATGCCACAAGAATTGGATTTAATAACTTAAACCTAGAAATTTATGAAGACAATGGTTTTTTTACCTTCAAACTCAATAGGATAGACTAAATTGAAATTCAACATGGCCTGAAAGCCCTTTGCTGTGTTTTCATAAGAAATCCAAAGATTATTGGAGGGTCGGTGACAACTTTAGTGAAAACACAGCAAAAGGTAAACTTGACAATTAAGACTCGAGAATTATGCCAATATTTCTATTGAACCTTCTCCGATAGTTTTTTGACCAAGGCTGTAACCCAGCTTCTAGGCGTAAAGCGGACACTAAAAGCCATCAGCTTATTTTGCAAGCCATGAATGGCAACTCTTTTTCCTCTCATCATCGATTTATAGCCGTATGCAGCTACTTCTGCTGAAGTTGGCAATTTTTTGTCTTTTACTAACTTCGAATCGCCTAGATCTGCGGCATCCTGAAACCCTGAGGTAGTTGGCCCAGGACAGAGTGCAGTGACTGTAACGCCAGTGCCTTTAAGCTCTTCGGCAATGGCTTCGGAAAATGCTAATACGTAATGTTTCGTGGCATAATATACTGCCATGAAAGGTCCGGGTTGAAAGGATGCTGTAGAAGCAAGTTGCATTATCTTTCCTGATTTCCTTTCCAGCATTCCGTTGAGATATAACTTTGTCAGAATGGTTAAACTCGAAATATTAAGATCAATCATTTGAGTCGCTTTCGTTAGGTCGGATTTATGGAATTGTTCAAAATCACCAAATCCGGCATTGTTAATCAAATAGTCAACTTCAATATTTTCCTTCTCCGTTAGGTCAAAAAGCTGATGCGCAGCATCGGGCTTTGAAAGATCCAAAGCAAATACTGCAGCTGAAACGCCATATTGACTTTCTAATTCTTTTTTCAGATGATTTAATTTTTTCTCTGATCTGGCGACTAACACTAGATTGTCTCCTTGTTGTGCGTGAATTTTTGCTAGCTCCAAGCCAATGCCTGAAGAAGCGCCTGTTATTAATGCTGTTTTCATTTTTTTACTAGATTGAATGTTCATTCGGTTTTATTTTAAAATTTTTATGCTTTTGCAGCTTGCCAGGCAAACTGTGCTAAGTCATCTATAGATTTTTTAGTGAGTTTTTTTTGCTGGTGGAATATTTTTGCTGCTGAAACCACAGTTCCATGAACCATTTCAGTTAAAATTTCAACATCTATTGATTTAAGAAGTCCTTTATCAATTCCGTCATTTAAAAATTGAATGATGGGTTGATAATGTTTTCTCTGTTCCTCTTTAGTTTCTTTGCGGATAAAAGGAGACTGAGCATATTGTTCAAGAAATTGAAAAGTTTCATAATTCTCGGCATAGAAGATGAACAGCGAAATCCAGATAGATTTAAAATCAGCTTCATAATTTTGACCACCGACTGTTGCTAGTTGCATAGCTCTTCCCATTTTCTGCTTCGATTCAGTATATAGCGCTTCTAACAAAACCTCTTTGTTTTCAAAGTGGTGATAAATAGTGCCAGCCGCAACTTTTGCTTTTTTGCTTATCATTGACATAGGAGTAGCATGAAATCCATTCTCCGTGATCAGACCTAATGTCGTTTGTAAAATAAGTTCTCTTTTATTCATTGATGCAAATATACGAATGAATGTTCATTCGGTTTTAGATTTTAGAAAATATTTTTCATAGACATTTGTAACGTGGCGCTTGGAATGTTAAAGTTTGCTCTTCAAGAATTCTGCGGTATAATTATTTTTCAACTTGATCATCTCTTCTGGAAGCCCTTCAAAAACAACCTTCCCACCTTTTTCACCACCTTCAGGACCTAAGTCAATTATCCAGTCGGCTGTTTTGATCACTTCCATATTATGCTCAATAATAATCACTGAATTGCCTTGCTCGATTAAAGCATTTATAGACTCAAGCAGTTTTTTGATATCATGAAAATGCAAACCAGTGGTTGGCTCATCAAAAATAAAGAGATTGTGGTCATTTTTTGCACTTCCCCCTTTACCTAAATAAGAGGCTAACTTTACTCGTTGTGCTTCTCCACCACTCAAAGAATTAGATGATTGACCTAGGCGGATGTAGCCCAAGCCAACATCAAATAAGGGTTGCAATTTATTGATTACGGGATTATTTCCAGCAAAGAATTCTAAGCTTTCTTCTACCGTCATATCAAGTACATCCGCTATATTTTTATCCTGATATTTGATCTCTAAAATTTCATTTTTGAATCGCTGACCTTTACAACTCTCGCAAGTCAGTTCAATATCAGCCATAAACTGCATTTCAATTTTCTGAATACCTTCACCCTGACACATTTCGCATCTACCTCCATCTACATTGAAACTAAAGAAAGCAGGTTTATAGCCCCGTTGCTTTGCTAAAGTTTGATCTGAGAATAATTGTCTTATCGCATCATAGGCTTTTACATAGGTTACTGGATTAGATCTAGATGATTTTCCGATAGGGTTTTGATCAACAAATTCTATGGATTTTACTTTTTTATAATCTCCTTCCAGCTTTTCAAATTTGCCTGTGCTCTCGCTGCTTCCCTGACCAATCATTTTGGCCAAAGCCGGGTTCAATATCTTTTTGATCAAAGTTGATTTCCCAGAACCACTGACCCCAGTTACCACGGTCAAAACCTCCAAAGGAATTTTTACCTCCTTGATATTCAAATTGTTTTCTTTAGCTCCCTTTATGGAAATGCTGTTTTTCCAT
This is a stretch of genomic DNA from Marivirga harenae. It encodes these proteins:
- a CDS encoding HAEPLYID family protein, which gives rise to MIYNKSIAIVIALALLCAINFTNAQEAQNDSTELPLKIEQAEPLFIDLIRDLGARKGESEWNVGLGMFDRLNYDKYEALVEYEWAVKDRLGLEIEVPVSIYTSNGLESANGTRPSNRIESIKKAFQWTFLVSEKMNTSMAVGGINEFVFTPLDSISTSSVFQGDVVNPFLIAATNWRNGFHSLIYTGPRWFIPFNKELKREFEYEINTNFHYMIPNTRNFIGVEFNKILAQDDFDMTIRPQMRVSISNKLLIGIVGGIPINRERERLSSFIRLIYEPGHRHK
- the gdhA gene encoding NADP-specific glutamate dehydrogenase, translated to MSENELLEQIKKRNPNEPEFIQAVEEVISSIGVVFKKHPEYHRLKLLERMAEPERLISFRVNWLDDSGEVQVNRGFRVQMNSALGPYKGGLRFHPSVNQSILKFLAFEQIFKNALTGLPLGGGKGGADFNPKGKSDGEIMRFCQSFMGELYRHIGHFTDVPAGDIGVGGREIGYLFGAYKKLQNEFTGVLTGKGREWGGSLIRPEATGYGLVYFSQYMLEKVDDSLKDKKCIVSGSGNVAQFTLEKLIELGAKPITASDSSGYIIDEEGFDTEKLEHIKEIKNVNRGRISEYLEKYPDATYEEVDQDKDHNPLWTIKADCVFPCATQNEINKKDAENLKKSGIQLLTEGANMPLTTEAIDVICASEVLYAPGKATNAGGVAVSGLEMSQNRIGVYWSREEVDEKLQTIMKNIHDNCVKTAEEYDLNQHDYLASANIFGFLKVADAMKAQGVV
- a CDS encoding TetR/AcrR family transcriptional regulator — its product is MNKRELILQTTLGLITENGFHATPMSMISKKAKVAAGTIYHHFENKEVLLEALYTESKQKMGRAMQLATVGGQNYEADFKSIWISLFIFYAENYETFQFLEQYAQSPFIRKETKEEQRKHYQPIIQFLNDGIDKGLLKSIDVEILTEMVHGTVVSAAKIFHQQKKLTKKSIDDLAQFAWQAAKA
- a CDS encoding SDR family NAD(P)-dependent oxidoreductase → MKTALITGASSGIGLELAKIHAQQGDNLVLVARSEKKLNHLKKELESQYGVSAAVFALDLSKPDAAHQLFDLTEKENIEVDYLINNAGFGDFEQFHKSDLTKATQMIDLNISSLTILTKLYLNGMLERKSGKIMQLASTASFQPGPFMAVYYATKHYVLAFSEAIAEELKGTGVTVTALCPGPTTSGFQDAADLGDSKLVKDKKLPTSAEVAAYGYKSMMRGKRVAIHGLQNKLMAFSVRFTPRSWVTALVKKLSEKVQ